GAGCCGGACGCGGGCAGTGACCTGGCCGCGGTGCGGACCCGGGCGACGGCCACCGCCGACGGATGGCGGGTCACCGGCGAGAAGGTCTGGTCGTCCTACGCCCACCAGGCCGACTGGTGTCTGCTGCTGGCCCGCACCCAGCCCGACTCCACCGCGCACACCGGCCTGACCTGCCTGCTGGTCGACATGCGCAGCCCCGGGGTGCAGGTGCTGCCGCTGCGGCAGAGCACCGGCGACGCCGACTTCAACCAGATCGTGCTCGACGACGTGCTGGTGCCCCGCGACTGCGTGCTGGGGCCGGTCGGCGAGGGCTGGCGGATCGCGATGACCACCCTCGCCCACGAACGCGGCACCTTCGGCATCACCCTCACCGCCCGGCTGACCGTCGAGTTCGACCGGCTGCTGCGCACCGTCCGCGACCTCGGGCTGGCCGACGACCCGACGGTCCGCGCCGAGCTGGCCGAGCTGCACGTGCAGTTGCAGGCCCTGCGCTGGACCGGTCACCGGACGATGGCCACGCTGGCGCGGACCGGCAAGCCCGGCCCGGAGAGCTCGGTGCTCAAGCTGCACTGGTCGGTCACCAACCAGCGGCTGGCCGCGTTCGCGCTGCGGCTGCTCGGCCCGGCGGCCGTGCTCGACGGCCCGGACAGCCACGCCGCCGGCCACTGGCAGCACCTGCGGTTGCGCAGCCGCGCCAACTCGATCGAGGGCGGCACCTCCGAGATCCTGCGCGGCATCATCGCCGAACGCGTGCTCGGCCTGCCCCGCACCCGGTGACCCGGAGAGGATGACCATGGACTTCGCCCTCACCGACGACCAGCGTGACCTGGCGTCGGCCGCCGCCCGGCTGCTCGCCGACCGGTACCCGGTCGACCGGGTCGCCGCGCTCGCCGAGTCGGGCGACGCCGATCCGGACGGGTGGCCGTACCTGCGCCGGCAGGGCTGGTGCGACCCGGAGCTTCCGGTGGTGGAGAAGGGCCTGCTGGCCCAGGAGGCCGGGTACGCGCTGGCCGCCGTCGGCTGGTGGAGCACGGTCGGCCTGGCCCACCCGGTCCTCGTGGCGGCCGGGCGTGACCTGCCGACGGGTCCGCTCACCCTGGCCTGGCAGGACGACCCGGACACCGGCCAGGGCACCCGCGCCGAGCAACGCGCCGGCACCTGGCGGCTGACCGGCCGACGCGGCCTGGTGACCGAGGCGGCGGGGGCCACCGCGCTGGTGGTCGCCGCCGACACCGACACCGGCCCGGCCCTGTTCCTGGTGGGTGCCGCAGCCGACGGGCTCACCGTCGCGCCGCAGCCCGCCCTGGACCGGCTGCGTGGCGCCGCACTGCTGCGCCTGGTCGACACCCCCGCCGAGATGCTGGTCGGGCCGGAGGCCGCCGAGCGGGTGCTGACCGACGCGCGCCGGCACGCCGGCACGTTGCTGGCCTGCGAGGCCGTCGGCGTCGCCCGCCGAGCCCTGGACCTGGCCCGCCGGCACGCGCTGGACCGGGTGCAGTTCGGCCGACCGATCGGGGCGTACCAGGCGGTGGCGCACCGGCTGGCCGACGGGTACGTGGCGCTGGAACTGGCCACCTCGCTCGCGCTGCGGGCCTGCTGGCTGGTCGGCGCCGGTCCGGACGACGCGGCACCGGACGAGATCGCCCAGGCGTACGCCGAGGCCGTCGTGGCGGCCCGGCAGGCCGCCGTACGCGCCTGCGAGGACGCCATCCAGGTCACCGGCGGGCTCGGCGCGACCTGGGAGTACCCGCTGCACTGGTGGTACCGCCGGGCGCTCTGGCTGGACAGCTTCGACACGCCGACCGCAGACCATCTCGCCACCCTCGCCGGTCACCTGCTGCACGGGCGGGCGCAACCGGCACGGCCGGCCGCGTGACCCCACCGGCCGACGGCGCACCGACCGAGACCGACAAGGAGCAGCGATGCTGACGAGACGACGTGCCCGCATCGACGTACCGGCCATCCTGCGGCTGATGGAGGTGGGCGACTACCTGCTGCCGTACACGATCCGGGCGGTCTGCCTGCTGCGGGTCGCCGACCAGCTCGCCGACGGGCCGATGCCCGCCGCGGACCTGGCCCACGCCTGTGACGCCCACGAGCCGTCGCTGACCAAGGCACTGCGGTATCTGGCCTCCCGGGACCTGTTCGCCGAGGTCGCGCCCGGCGAGTTCGGGCTGACCCCGATGGCCGACCTGCTGCGCGCCGACCACCCCTTCTCGGCCCGGGACATCTTCCTCTCCCCCGTGGTCTGCACCCGGGCGATGGAGGGCCTGGACCACACCCTGCGCACCGGCGAGGGCGCCTTCGACGCGGTCCACGGCATCGGCATGTGGGACCACTTCGGGCAGCACCCCGCCGACGGCGAGGCGTTCGACAAGGTGATGAGCGGGGTCACCGGGATGGAGCTGATGGCCATCCTGCGCGCCTCGGACTGGTCCCGCTTCGGCACGGTGGTCGACGTCGGCGGCGGCAACGGCCGGTTCCTCGCCGACCTGCTGGGCCGCTTCCCCCGGATGCGCGGCGTGCTGTTCGACAAGCCCGGCGTGGTGGCGAACGCGCCGGAGACCTTCGCCACGGCCGGCGTCACCGACCGGGTACGCGTGGTGCCCGGCAGCTTCCTCACCGACGACATCCCGTCCGGTGGCGACGCGTACGTGCTCAAGCGGATCCTCTACAGCTGGAGCGACGAGGAGGCGACCGGGGTGCTGCGCCGTATCCGGGCGGCGATGTCCCCGCAGGGCCGGGTGTTCATCCTCGAGGCCGGACGGCAGTCCGAGGCGGAGAGCACGCCGCTGGCCCGTCGGATGGACATGCTGATGCTGACGTTGAGCGCGGGCGGCGCGCGCAGCCTGGACGAGCAACGGGCGATCCTGGCCGGGGCCGGGCTGGAACTGGTCGAGGCGACGCAGACGCCGATGTTCCCGGTGATCGAGGCCCGACCGGTATGACCGGGCTGCTGTCCTGGCTGGGGCAGCCGCGCGCCGACCGGGGCGTCCGCTTCTCCCGCCCGGACGGGGACTGGGACCGGTGGTCGTACGCGCGGTTGGCCGGGCTGGCCCACGGACACGCCGCCGGGCTGGCCGCGCGGGGCGTACGCCCGGACGACGTGGTCGGGGTGGTGCTGCCCTCCGGGCCCGGATTCGTCGGCACCCTGTTCGGGGCGCTGCTGGCCGGGGCGACGGTGTCCCCGCTCGCCCCACCCGCCGCCTTCGGCGACCCCGACCGGTACGCCGAGCACCTGAGCGCGGCCCTGACGGCGATGCGGCCCCGGTTGCTGGTGGTCGACGGCGCGTCCGCGCCCTCGGTGGCCCGCGCGGCGGCCGACGCCGGGGTGTCCACCGTCGACGTCGCGGACCTGCCCGCCGAGACGACGGCGCCGATGGAGGTGGCGCCGGCCCGGGTGGCGCTGCTCCAGTTCACCTCCGGCACCACGGGGGCGGTACGCGGGGTGCGCGTGCCACGGACCGCCCTGGAGGCCAACATCGCGGCCGTCCGGGACTGGCTGGAGATGACGCCCGACGACGCGACCGCCTCGTGGCTGCCGGTGCACCACGACATGGGCCTGGTCGGGTGCCTGCTGGCACCGGTCGTCACCGGCGCCGACCTGTGGCTGCTCACCCCGGCGGAGTTCGTCCGTCGGCCGAGCCGGTACCTGGAGTGCTTCGGTCGCGCCGGGGCCCGGTTGACCGCGATGCCCGGCTTCGGGCTGGCGCACGTGCTGCGGCGGGTCCGCCCGGAGCAGCTCGCCGGGCTGGACTTCCGGCAGTGGCGGGCGGTCATCGTCGGCGCCGAACGGATCCCACCGGCCACCCTGACCGCCTTCGCCGACCTGCTCGCCCCGCACGGGCTGCGCCGGGAGGCGCTGCTGCCCGCGTACGGGCTGGCGGAGGCGACGCTGGCGGTGACCGGGCTGCCGCTGCGGACCGGGTGGCGGCAGGTGCCCGGCCCGGACGGCGTACCCGTGGTGGGCTGCGGCGGCCCGGTCACCGGGGCCGAGATCGCGGTGGTGGACGACGACGGCCGGCCGGTCGACGACGGGACGGTCGGTGAGATCGTCGTCGGTGGCGCGTCGGTCGCCGACGGGTACGCGGGCGGCCCGCCCTTCGACGGCACGGTCCGCACCGGGGACGCCGGGTTCCTGCGGGACGGGCACCTCTTCGTGCTGGGCCGCCTCGGCGACAG
Above is a window of Verrucosispora sp. NA02020 DNA encoding:
- a CDS encoding acyl-CoA dehydrogenase family protein; this encodes MHLRDTPQEAAFRRDLRAWLAEQVPRHRDGGAPGDWTKALHAAGYTGLTWPAAYGGRGLPPTYQGIYAEESALAEAPDHSNVIGLGMVGPTIVSHGSPEQQQRFLEPILSGAYVFCQGFSEPDAGSDLAAVRTRATATADGWRVTGEKVWSSYAHQADWCLLLARTQPDSTAHTGLTCLLVDMRSPGVQVLPLRQSTGDADFNQIVLDDVLVPRDCVLGPVGEGWRIAMTTLAHERGTFGITLTARLTVEFDRLLRTVRDLGLADDPTVRAELAELHVQLQALRWTGHRTMATLARTGKPGPESSVLKLHWSVTNQRLAAFALRLLGPAAVLDGPDSHAAGHWQHLRLRSRANSIEGGTSEILRGIIAERVLGLPRTR
- a CDS encoding acyl-CoA dehydrogenase family protein is translated as MDFALTDDQRDLASAAARLLADRYPVDRVAALAESGDADPDGWPYLRRQGWCDPELPVVEKGLLAQEAGYALAAVGWWSTVGLAHPVLVAAGRDLPTGPLTLAWQDDPDTGQGTRAEQRAGTWRLTGRRGLVTEAAGATALVVAADTDTGPALFLVGAAADGLTVAPQPALDRLRGAALLRLVDTPAEMLVGPEAAERVLTDARRHAGTLLACEAVGVARRALDLARRHALDRVQFGRPIGAYQAVAHRLADGYVALELATSLALRACWLVGAGPDDAAPDEIAQAYAEAVVAARQAAVRACEDAIQVTGGLGATWEYPLHWWYRRALWLDSFDTPTADHLATLAGHLLHGRAQPARPAA
- a CDS encoding methyltransferase; translation: MLTRRRARIDVPAILRLMEVGDYLLPYTIRAVCLLRVADQLADGPMPAADLAHACDAHEPSLTKALRYLASRDLFAEVAPGEFGLTPMADLLRADHPFSARDIFLSPVVCTRAMEGLDHTLRTGEGAFDAVHGIGMWDHFGQHPADGEAFDKVMSGVTGMELMAILRASDWSRFGTVVDVGGGNGRFLADLLGRFPRMRGVLFDKPGVVANAPETFATAGVTDRVRVVPGSFLTDDIPSGGDAYVLKRILYSWSDEEATGVLRRIRAAMSPQGRVFILEAGRQSEAESTPLARRMDMLMLTLSAGGARSLDEQRAILAGAGLELVEATQTPMFPVIEARPV
- a CDS encoding AMP-binding protein, which gives rise to MTGLLSWLGQPRADRGVRFSRPDGDWDRWSYARLAGLAHGHAAGLAARGVRPDDVVGVVLPSGPGFVGTLFGALLAGATVSPLAPPAAFGDPDRYAEHLSAALTAMRPRLLVVDGASAPSVARAAADAGVSTVDVADLPAETTAPMEVAPARVALLQFTSGTTGAVRGVRVPRTALEANIAAVRDWLEMTPDDATASWLPVHHDMGLVGCLLAPVVTGADLWLLTPAEFVRRPSRYLECFGRAGARLTAMPGFGLAHVLRRVRPEQLAGLDFRQWRAVIVGAERIPPATLTAFADLLAPHGLRREALLPAYGLAEATLAVTGLPLRTGWRQVPGPDGVPVVGCGGPVTGAEIAVVDDDGRPVDDGTVGEIVVGGASVADGYAGGPPFDGTVRTGDAGFLRDGHLFVLGRLGDSLKVHGRTVFAEDVDAVLGAALDAPPGRLATVLGLVAGAPTVVVHLEHPRPEWLPRIPALVAPLVPAADVHVVPVPSGTIPRTTSGKPRRRQLWRRHLDASAHPPREAAGPVTSGRGSG